A stretch of DNA from Danio rerio strain Tuebingen ecotype United States chromosome 10, GRCz12tu, whole genome shotgun sequence:
ggaatatgtgtttatataaataaatgaagaggaacacattaaatactgTTTGTTGTATCGTCTGCAATGAAATTTAAATCAAAGTACATTTGTAAATCACTACTTTCTGTTTTTCACTGCAAAACCAGTAAACCTAAGGAAAAGATCTCTTCATTGATCATGCATGTATGGTCTGAATGTAAGCTAACTGCTCGAACACTGCAGCACAGGTAGTGACAGCTAACTGATGCACTCTTTTGAGGCGTCTGAAGAAAAGCACACCTGTGCGTTGGCCAGCAGAATCCCATTGACGCTCAAACACTAGCGCTAACAGACAGTCAACAGTACAGCAGCACATTTGAATCGCCATTGTCCCTCTGTAGGCGCCATAAACCCAGCAGACAATCAAGTGGAACGtgaaataaaagcagtattttcCTAGCAGTGTGGCGGTGCCGTGCTCCCGTGCCCTTCAGCTCGCTTTGCATGGCAGGTCCAGTTAAATGAGGAGACCAGATTCTCTCTACCTGGCATGCAAACCAGCGGAGCAGCAGTTAAAGCAGCGcacaggtgtgtgtgcgtgtgtgtgtcaggtgtgcTCAGATTGAGTTTGAAGCTGGAGCTCTGCGCACCTGAAGATGCCGCGCTCGTTCCTGGTCAAGCGGAGGCAGGCGGCCGGAGCAGGCTGGACCTGGAAGGACAcggagaccacacacacacatacaggtctGAGAACTGCAGATTATTCCTTTAGTAGCAGACACTGGGTCAGCAGGAGTCAATGacgagagagtaaatgatgactgagtAGTTAATGAGTCAATgatgaggaaatgatgacagGATGATGACAGAGTAATTGATGAGGAAATGTGTACTGTATGATGACTCTgtgtaaatgatgagtaaatgtcagttaaatgatgagtaaatgatgacaggatgaCGATTGAATGGTGACAGTGAGTATAAGATAAGTAAATGATGATTAAATTATGAGTGAATGAttagtaaattataatttatgataaataataaataaatgatgacgcAAGATGacactgagtaaatgatgacatagatggatggacgaatagacacacatacagacagacagacagacagacagacagacagatagatagatagatagatagatagatagatagatagatatacagacagacagacagacagatagatagatagatagatagatagatagatagatagatagatagatagatatacagacagacagacagacagatagatagatagatagatagatagatagatagatagatagatagatagatagatagatagatagatagatagatagatagatagatagattgacggacagacagatggatagatagatagatagatagatagatagatagatagatagatagatagatagatagatagattgacggacagacagatagatagatagatagatagatagatagatagattgacggacagacagatggatagatagatagatagatagatagatagatagacagacagacagacggacggacggacggacggacggacggacggacggacggacggacggacggacggatggatagatagatagatagatagatggatagatggatagatggatagatagatagacagacagacagatagatagatagatagcctagatagatagatagatagatagatagatagatagatagatagatagatagatagatagatagatagatagatagatagatagatagatagatagatggatggatggatggatggatagatagatagatacagacagacggacggacggacggacggacaaatagatagatagatatatgatggatggatagatggatggatagatagatagagcatATTAGGACTGTTTGGGGAAttggtgtgtgtatgtatgcatgtgtgtgtgtgtgtgtgcgcgtctgtgTTTGTacacatgtgtgtgttttatgtctgtatgcatatgtgttcatgtgtgtatgcatgtgtgtgtttcagcagcggctcacacacacactagtctGGATTCTGTCTGTGCTCCTGCTGTCCAGAAGCACACAGCGGCACCGGCTGCAGCGGCTCTGGAGCGCCACAGAGGGGATTATGTGATGGAGAGACTCCCGCCACCTCCGCCCGCTGCTTTATCCTCATCAGCAGCAGCGCTACACAAGGTGGAGATGGAGATCATTACGTTacaggagacctattatgcagaCTTCAGTGTTGTGCAGGGTTTAaccccagttgtgtgtgtgtcagcagtgtgtgtatatctccagcctctaatgataAAGATCAACATTCTCCCTTTGAACGTGTcgtcagagggggaaagccccgcccacaagtctccatctcattagcatgtccagcaggcctgagtgagaagcagccgtctgtccattcgccattagagtgtttgagctgctgaagatgatgtcagcatagactcagaggattatagatgtggaggtgatgatgaacagagacaggagccacatagactgacaaaagcacacacacgcctgaccagcactcacaacacacacactgaagcacagccatctgtagctccgccctcttctgaaaagagcacaatctcatttgcatttaaagtgacagtcaccaaaacaccacaatgaaGATCacagcctgaaagggtcagtttcagagatcTGGAGGACATCAtctgtgcgcgcacacacacacacacacacacacacacgagtgagACAGCAGAGATGTATTTTACAGCTTGTAGAAAATTTTAGAAGAGGTCTCCTTTAAAGATTATAAATGTGAAAGCTCCATCATTGTGTATGCGCAGTGTTGAgctctgtgctgtgtgtgtttcagcCGAGGGACGCCTCCTCCGCCGGATCCTCAGAGTTCCTCTGCTCCGTCTGCCATAAGCTGTTCCCCCTGCAGCGGATGCTGACCCGACACCTGAAGTGCCACAGTCTGATCAAGAGACACCCCTGCAGATACTGCGGGAAAGGCTTCAACGACACCTTCGACCTCAAGagacacatgcgcacacacacgggTGAGCTGAGACACATGACAAACACACAaacgcaaatacacacacacacacacacacacacacaaatacacacacacacacacacacacacacacacacacacacacacaaatacacacacacacacacacacacacacacacacacacacacacacacacacaaacacaaatacacacacacacacacacacacacacacacacaaacacacacacacacacacacacacaaacacaaacacacacacacacacacagacacacacacacacaaacacaaatacacacacacacacacagacacacactcacacacaaacacaaatacacacacacacacacacacacacacacacagacacacacaaacacaaatacacacacacacagacacacacacacacacacacacacacacacacacacaaacacaaatacacacacacacacacacacacacacacacacacacacaaacacaaatacacacacacacacacacacacacacacacacacacacacacacacacacacacacacacacacacacacacacacacacacacacacacacgcaaaatgTGACCTGAGAATTCTGAAAGAAATCAAAAGTCAGACTGCAAAACTTAAACTTAAGGAAAATACCTGAATTGCAAGATGTCAACTAAGATTTCTGAaaataaccctgctgaaaaatccagcttaaaccagcctaggatggttggctggttttagaggggttttggccacttccaggctggtttccagccatttccagcctggtcttaggtgGTCAgggtggaaaatgaccagctaagaccatctaaaaccagcttgaccatcctggtttaagctggacatagctggttttggctgggctcctatcctgactaggctggtcaagctggttttagctggtcatctcccagcctgaccagctaagaccagtctggaagtggccaaaaaccctctaaaatCAGGCTGGTAAACCAGCTaacaccagccaaccagcctaggctagtttaaactggatttttcagcagggaaaacaaatgggtaacactttattttgatgctccatttgagtattagtcgaCTGTCTGCTAcatatctgctgattctgctccttcaccagacatttaactgactataagacactttgcaagtacatgcagGGCAGGAGCAAGCTGAACTGATGTACATTTCAGCAAAGTAAGCAAAGAATTCCCAAATAGAACTGCAAGATGAAAACTTAGAGTTACAAGAAACAAAAAGTCAGAACTGAGAGGTATAAACTCCGAATTACAAATTCTCCCAGAAACACCTGAAACACTGCTTCATCTGAGCACCGGACACATCTCCACTGTGTGATGCTCCATCCCAGATGCCAGTctgcgcttctggacactgttaacatagggcttccttttggcacagtgcaGTTTTGACTGGTGTTTGTGGATGTGACTCTGTATTGTGCTGCTTGACAAAGGTAATCCTGAGCCCATGTGCTGatctgcttatagatgaatgaggactcttgatgcagcgccccctgaggggtcggaggtcacggttgttcagcttaggcttgcgctcttgtcctttacgcactgaaactcctccagactccttcagtctttaatgctgttctgcactgttgaaggtgaaataccCACATGTCTTCCTCTCTGTCTCTGAGGAGCATTGTGTTCACACACTTCACTCATTTTGTCTCCTACTTGTGTCCAAACTGGAGATCCTCGACCCATCtctgctcctaaaggactagagcTTTCCTGATGAGCAGATCACCATCACATCATTGTTCAGCAGTTTACATGATCACTGTCCTGGACTGCTCCTGCACaacttttttttccctaaaacaagcaaaataatatgtttatgtgtgtgtgtgtgtgtgtgtgtgtgtgtgtgtgtgcaggtatcCGGCCGTACAGGTGTGATCTGTGTGAGAAGGCGTTCACACAGCGCTGCTCTCTGGAGTCTCACCTGCGTAAGATCCACGGTGTGCAGCAGCAGTACGCGTACCGCCAGCGCCGCTCCAAGATCTTCGTGTGTGAGGACTGCGGCTTCACCTCCAGCCGACCCGACCAGTACTTCCTGCACGTGCGGCAGCAGCACCCCGGCAGCCCCGCTCTGCGCAGATACTACCGAAAACACATGCTGGAGGGCCCCGGACCCCATAACATCAGCCCCTACATGCTGTATCCCAGCGCAGGACTCTACATATGACCAGCGCTGCGCTGATAGCCTGCTTtaaatgcagtttttgtttctagttttaatatttaaagaacTCCACATATGATCAACAGTGCACTGATAACACACACTTgtaagtttttgtcttgtttctacaaATATCATCACAAATAAAGAGCTCCAGAAACTCTATAATGAaggaataaaaatacagaaataaaatagtaaagggtgacgcggtggcgcagtaggtagtgctgtcgcctcacagcaagaaggtcgctggtttgagtcccggctggtcagttggtgtttctgtgtggagtttgcatgttctccccgtgttggcgtgggtttcctccgggtgctccggtttcccccacagtccaaacacatgcgctataggggaactgggtaggctaaactgtctgtggtgtatgagtgtgaatgagtgtgtatggatgttttccatagatgggttgcaactggtgGTATGATGCAGTTCCTTTTAGCCGCTTACCGGCTGTCTGCTTagtgcttacctccgtgtggaggggtTTCCAGCCACAACCAGTGTGTCCAGCTAGCTTGTCGTGTACGTTGGCGGActggagatgcagagaggagttgaccacgacaatgaCCAGAGTTCAAGTCCAGAGAGGAGCAGTTCCacaaatcaggtaagacaaaaacagaataaaaaaaaaaaggaacgagtaaacaacagggtgagaatgtggtaaaatctgaaaacgtggtaaaaatcagacgagggcttttctctttctggacagcttttgtgaaccgttggttgggtttaaggaagtaaGTGGGCGGGCGgatcaatctgtaaaattggttgggttaagggaaagaggagggtgggtcggtcaATTGGCCGGTCGCTctgtcaatcattcagtcggtcaacagcgacctctggtgggttcacgcaagAACAGCGCTGGCGCAAACGGCACTCGctagagacatttgagatgcaaaacaaaacaaaaaaataaataaatacaaatattcgcacacagcagcctcttgcggattcgggaaaacaaaaactgcaaaaatacttaCCTCCCAGGACGCATTCGGCGGTCTCAAGAAACGtctacgggactacgttttcagaatgagcctgggttgaaaacacatgctggataagttggtggttcattccgctgaggcgactccagattaataacgtaactaagccgaaaataaaataaatgaatgagtaaaacaGTACATAATTAGGGCATTATGAAAGTGTGCTCTTTAATAAAACGTATATTAGTGCACTTCTTCACCTGAACATGACGCAAACAGACAGATTCGACAAACCAAAAATAACTCAgactgtttttaataaataagccaGTTTATTTATCGATGTTTATTTATCGATGTTTTACatcgatgtgtaaaacatatactggaatagttggcggttcattccgctgtggcaacccctgattactaaagggacaaagccgaaaagaaaacgagtgACTGAATGATATCTAGAGAAGTAAATGTAAAGACGgcttttgtagtgtaatatactgCACAACAACATAGACAATAAGTTATTTTCGACTATTAAAATCTTCATGAAAGTCATTTTTTCctcacttttcaaggttaaagatcccataatgcaattcagaagcagaaatgagcggggaaaaataaaaacatgaacgacaaaatatagaaaactgctcatttacagaTATTTGTTTACTGTGTAGAGCGTCATTTGGGACACAACCAGCTCCCGAGGTCGTGCACAGTAATTCGTGCACTAGTAAGGGTGCTGATGAGCTTGGTTCACTTCACATTGAGACACATTTATGAAGTAAATCATTGATAAATAATGTGATTGTTTCATAAACCTGCAACATTTCAaccattaaacaattataaatgtcTGCTAGATTTTCCCTGAGCTGTCTAGCTCTGTTCAAAAATTAATaagggatttttaaaaataaaaatagtttgtcATTACGTTTGATAATTTGCGTCACATGATTcatattttgtgcttcaaaaCTTCCATTAAGGGTGAATATTTAGTGCAAATCATTGTGTCCTGATTTTCACGGTGCACTGTGGACTTTTCAGGGCATGAACATTCCAGTGCATTGGAAGAATTTTTATAATTGAGACAGCACGGCTTACACCCTAAGCAGTGCACTGACTAGTGAACAAGGGAGCTGATTGAGACACAACCTCAGTTTAAGACAATAACCGAGAGgcgtctggatgcagacctggtgtgcatgagctgcatgcaatgctttttcaTGCCCACACCAACCCCACAGTGACTTCACCGGCTCCATTGAGTGCTTTGTGTCTGACATTAGGACATAATTGTCATTAATCTGACaataatctcagcttgcatcatcaaggctgcatccagatactattgcaataACCTGACTGCCCAAATTCAGAGAAAACCAGATGAAAATATTGAATGAAAATATTCCCATGCATGTTTCCGTTGTCATAATGAGACCATATAAAATACTGTCATGTATAAATGTTATTTTCAAATTaatattcttctttttttacattcaaaatgATTCTTCTCTATTAAATACTAAAGAAATTGACATCCGTAAATTATGCTCACGTTTCCAAACGTGCTTGAATAACCAGATAACTGAGCTCAACActagatttttgtcttgtttctagtccaaatattgtcttttaaagaaaactgagtgaaaattaagtgagattttccataaaacaagtaaaattgtCTACCCATGAGGGAAGCAGAATATTCTGGTTTTCACGTTTATATACATGCATAATCTTAAGATATACAGACAAGAAATAAGACAAAACCTTAAAGCATTTTTGGCAGTTTTGGGGCATTTTtggggctcattctgaaagcgtactcctgtatacatttctggagagtatgAATTATGTATCCAGAGTTACGTATGGCTGcacttcatctttaaaacgaacgctatgtGGCGGTATGACACCACTGATGACTACCCCTGTCTGGACGGCTTTTTTCGCTGTTaatagtttgtccagtagcttgctgcatacatcggcagacttgagacgcagagagcaGATGGCAATGATGGAGTTCAAGTCCAGCAAAGAATGGTTCcggaaagcaggtaaaacaaaaggcaaaaaaataaacgtCAAGTAAATATCagcgtgagaatgtggtcaaatctgaaaacctggtaaaaatcaggcaaggggtTTTCtattttctgaattgcttttgaaaacaaggGGGGggggtcagtcagtcggtcagtcagtcagtcacagCCTCTGTGGAATTTTGTGAGAAGAGCACTagctagagaaatttgaga
This window harbors:
- the zgc:171929 gene encoding uncharacterized protein LOC100124596 (The RefSeq protein has 1 substitution compared to this genomic sequence), with the protein product MPRPFLVKRRQAAGAGWTWKDTETTHTHTAAAHTHTSLDSVCAPAVQKHTAAPAAAALERHRGDYVMERLPPPPPAALSSSAAALHKPRDASSAGSSEFLCSVCHKLFPLQRMLTRHLKCHSLIKRHPCRYCGKGFNDTFDLKRHMRTHTGIRPYRCDLCEKAFTQRCSLESHLRKIHGVQQQYAYRQRRSKIFVCEDCGFTSSRPDQYFLHVRQQHPGSPALRRYYRKHMLEGPGPHNISPYMLYPSAGLYI